DNA sequence from the Glycine soja cultivar W05 chromosome 18, ASM419377v2, whole genome shotgun sequence genome:
GATGATATAGGTTTGAAATCCTTCCTTCAAGTTGTGAGcttgaattcaaaattaaaagtgtgTTTGCAAACGGTATACAATATTCGGAGTATGTCAGCCTTATTTCCTTTTTGGGTGTGAATGAGTTCAGATGCTCTTGTGTTTAGAATTTGTAGTGCATCTCAATTGAACATTGTGAATGTTGCTACACCGGTATCATCAGAGACTTTCAATTGTATCCtaaacctaaaaaatattttaaaaattgtaatatttatttaattatgttataaaaaaataattcattatatacaaatattaaacCTTGTTGTTGGATACTTGGATGACTATTTACATTCTCTACAAGTGTATTAATTTTCCCTCTTTTGTAACTTTCTTTTGGCATCTCTCACATGCAACATAATTTCAACAAAATGTATAGTCGATCTCATTGATTGTTGCATGAATTGTGAACacattatcatattattttatatatgttaaaactaagaaaagatCAAGTATGATTGAATATTATGAATACGAAAGTCATGGTAGGTTAGCATACCTGTGATTTTGATACCTATTTCATGGACATTATATATTGCAAAgatcttttattcttttacgTTCTCTTATTAAGATCAATGTTGGCaaacttgaaaaaaatagttctttttatttgatgttgGTCGATTTTTTTCCCTGCAAAGTAGTTATTTAGaatagaatttataattttttaactacatcaatcaaagaattaggataaactaataattttgtttgttgaatgTTACAAgatgtatataataaaataaaataaaagaaggaagttcattttaatctatattgaactttacaaaatcAGGATTGTCTAGGTTGATATACATCTTTGTACTTGAGGTTGAGTTGATTGAATActgatatgaaaaataattattaaaatataatttttagtaaattaaaattattatagtaaataaaatataaaaaaaaattattgtaagcaaaaaagtatgatatagacttaattgaattaaaattatttatttattaataagttGAATTGAAAACAATACTTAAGATAGTAAAGAAAtatctcaaataaataaataaatatcaaattaaataaacatgctaatataaaaataaaagataggaAATTATggactaatttttatttaaatgttatttaaatattatatatatatatatatatatttaaaacttaatataaaaataaaatttagaaaaataattttaatttccataATGAAATGACATATGACAATCGtttaattaatgtaaatattaaatataatttaaccatctatttatttagttatccatattttttgtctgaattatatatatatatataaaagaaaagagagtagtaagaaaagaaaagatattttttttgagGCTATGTTTGTCCGTAAAGTAACTTTAATAActtcatttatgaaaataatcgATTAAAGAGGGAGAtgagaaaatataatattttgtattacattttattgtgtaaagaaacatatattaatgaattatacaaaattattattttaaaaaaattataaatgataaagtAAGGAtaatatatttactcttttggTATGATTTTGTTATGTTGTGAATAGCATCAAAGTTGTGAATAACATTAAAGaagggagaagaaaaataaaagcaataaacataaaagaagaatgttcttctttttcaaatgatcaattgTACTTACATGAAAGCTAATAGTAAGGAGctcaacttttatatattataaataaattgtatgtGGTTCTATAAATGTTTAAGTTACAAGCTAGGTCCATTAGAAACCTTAATATCAGACTTATTAATTGAATTTGGgtaaaaggtaattaaattattttaaataataaaacggATGAAACACAAtggaaaattatatatgaaaaaatatataaaagaattttaacaaCTTATGATAATTGCTTGCTTAGAATTGCCTTAAGACAGGTGTTAAAAAACGAGACATGAAAAAATAAGGTCCAAATAAATTGGTAGCCTTAAGCATGTCATTATAGCCTTAAGGACAGGAGTATGTATAAACTCACCCAATTGTTAAGGTTCATTGTGAAACTCAAATAATGGCACCTCACAATTATTAATTACTTCATCTCCACTCTAAAATTAAACTAGACCTACAACCATGTCCACCAGACAATGTCACGACAAACACTATTTTCTCTCTATATAAAGTTATctaattaagttcatttttccCATTCTGAACAAAGCACAAAGACAACACATGGATTTCCCCCACTTTCCTTCATTTGCATCTCTCAGAGTTCTTCTGTTTTGTTTCTGCGTTATGACATTGTTTCCTGAGTTTGTAGTGAGCATAACAAGGCACTACACCTTTAACGTACAGTAACAAAACTCAGCATGCTGCATGGAGCTTGTTTACTTCAATatagttgcatgcatttgcattaATTTGTACACTACTCCTAATTTTTCTAGTTGTTTGTTTCCTCATGTGTATAGGTCGAGTACCTGAACGTCACTAGATTGTGCCACACAAGGAATATTCTGAGTGTGAATGGAAAATTCCCAGGACCTCGCTTGGTGGCAAGGGAAGGCGATAGGGTTGTGGTTAAGGTGGTCAACCATGTCTCAAACAATGTAACCATTCATTGGTATGTAATTCTTAATTAGAAGCCATAGTAACCCTCACTCTTAGACAATGTTACATGTAATATTCtaggaataaataatttatgcacCTTTTATatcttcattcaataaaaaattgtaatttacattaaaattattaatttttataatagcaATCTTAAAAGTCATACAATCTAACTGTTTCTGATtgattaacaatttatttacacTAACCGCGCgtgcatagaaattaaactaataTTCTAATTTTCATGCAATTTTTCTAATGATCTTGGATTGTTGCAGGCATGGCATCCGTCAAATGACAACTGGGTGGGCTGATGGACCAGCATATGTGACACAGTGTCCTATACAAACCAACCAGTCATACACATACAACTTCACCATCGTTGGGCAGAGAGGGACTCTGCTTTGGCATGCTCACATATCATGGCTAAGAGCAACCATTTATGGACCCATCATCATCCTCCCCAAGCAGAACGAGTCTTATCCATTCGAGAAGCCACACAAAGAAATCCCCATTCTTTTTGGTATAATAGCTACACGTTATTAGAAAAGCGTTTATTTGAGAGTTAGAGTGGAGGAAAACTAATCTTGAccatattatcaaaataaatagtaaagactaagtttaattaaaataatatttgaccTTTCTTATATAATAGTATGGTCAAAATTAATACTTTCACATATTCTGAgacacattatatatatatatatatatatatatatatatatatataaatgtatatgtgtatgtatatttatatttatagataTAATTCTTTTGATAAATTGTGATTTATAATATGGTGGTAGCTTGCATGGTTTTGTTTTGGGATTGCAGGGGAATGGTTTAATGTTGACCCAGAAGCTGTTATAAGTCAAGCCTTGCAGACAGGAGGGGGACCCAATGTTTCAGATGCATACACCATTAATGGACTTCCCGGGCCTTTGTATAATTGTTCTTCTAAAGGTACACACAACAAAGCCTTTTATATAATGGCTCCTTGAAGTAGGATCTTCAATCGATCCCATGAGAGGGTGCGTTTTGGTAAGATTGAATATGGAAATATGGTAGGGAGCTTGTGAATGTGAACAGTGTATTTAGATATTATAAGTATCTTATACAATAATACATTATTAAACTTCACTGTTTTCCATTTCACAATCATATTCCCATGTTTCAGGGTGAAGATTAGGtagaaaaagagtgaaaattGACTACGTGTTTTagaaaatcttttttattttgattttctatttttttgtagtacaaaaatattatcttattttaattttacaaaaattgtataggaaatattgaaaaataataaaagttgcttttattatttcttgtagaataatattttataataaaaagtaagaatagacaatgaaaatacaaatgaaaaatacTTTCTTAATGTAAAAAGACTTGTATATTTAGACAAATATAATAGAAGAGTGATTAATTATTGAAACCAAATGTCagatataaaatttcatttgagACAGGCTAAAGGGTAGAGTATTAGACACTAATTGAGAACAACCAAATGTCTGAAAATCAATAACCAACTATACACAAGTAATTAACTATTCACCTATGATGATAGAAATCTAATGacctttcatgatttttttgaagATACATACACACTAAAGGTGAAGCCAGGCAAGACATATCTGCTAAGACTAATCAATGCTGCACTCAACGAAGAGCTTTTCTTCAGCATAGCTAACCACACCCTAACTGTGGTTGAAGCGGATGCCAAATACACCAAACCATTTGACACAGACACACTCCTCATAGCCCCTGGCCAAACCACAAACGTGTTTCTCAAAACCAAGCCATATTTTCCCAATGCCACATTCCAAATGGCTGCTAGGCCTTATTTCACAGGCCGTGGCACCTTTGACAACTCCACAACCGCAGGTACCCTCATCTACAAGCAACATTCCAATGTCAAAAATCTCACCCTTCTCAAACCAACTTTGCCACCAATAAACGCCACAAGCTTTGTGGCAAACTTCACTGCAAAATTCAGAAGCTTGGCAAGTGCTAAATTCCCTGTCAAGGTACCTCAAAAAGTGGACAGAAAATTTTTCTTCACTGTGGGGCTAGGGACTAATCCTTGCCCCAAAAACACAACATGCCAAGGGCCAAGTAATAACACCAAATTTGCAGCCTCAGTGAACAACATTTCTTTTGCACTTCCATCATCTGTTTCCATCATGCAGGCATACTATTCTAGCCAGGCCAATGGGGTTTTCAagactgattttcctgccaccCCTTTGAACCCTTTCAACTACACAGGAACACCTCCAAACAACACAATGGTCACCAATGACACAAAGCTGGTGGTGCTCAAGTTTAACACCAGTGTGGAGTTGGTGCTGCAGGACACTAGTATTCTTGGGGCTGAGAGCCATCCCTTGCATCTTCATGGTTATGACTTCTTTGTTGTGGGGCAAGGGTTTGGAAACTATGATCCCAACAATGACCCTGCAAGGTTTAATCTGATTGACCCTGTTGAGAGGAACACTGCTGGTGTTCCTGCTGGTGGTTGGATTGCTATTCGATTCTTTGCAGACAACCCAGGTTGGTACATTTCAATGCTAGCATGCATGTGATGTGTTTTATGCATATCATATTGAGCATGTGTTCAtagccatttttttaaaaatgaaaattgttttataagagaaatatgcaaaataattttatataaaaaatggtcGACTAAGCAAAGATGATATTCTagtctttataatttcttttaaaatagatattatatgtaaatatagGACATATGTCACATCATCAATAATGACTATGAAccatttttaaaatcttaaaatttacaaaagattaaaacgAAAATAATTGCAAGAATTAAAACTGAAACTTACAAACCAATAATATATGACACTGCTAcattaagaaaatgatatttaaatcCTTTCAAtgttaatcaatataaaatattcaaaaagtgTATGTTTGAAAGTTAAGGACGATGAAAAATCATCGAGATTTTAGCAAGCTGCATTTTGCATACCCTTCTAGAAGTTAGAAATGATGCTATGAAATTTTGAGGTATACATGACATCATCCCTCTGTTCCAAAAAGTTATATCAGATAGAAAGAAATTGTCACCATGCATTAGTTTGTAAATCTGTCTCTATCTAATGTCATTATTTTATGTAACAGGGGTGTGGTTCATGCACTGTCACTTGGACCTCCACACAAGTTGGGGATTGAGAATGGCATGGCTAGTACTAGATGGACCTGAGCCCAACCAGAAGCTTCAACCACCCCCTTCTGATCTTCCAAAATGTTGACTTTGACTAACCCTTTTGGGTCCGAATACATTGGCTATGCATCATTTCCTCCTGAGTTACTCTCCAATGttttttgttccttttgttttcaacaacaaatgtgaaattcttttgaCGTGTTAAGGGAAAACGAATAAGTTGTGGCTCGATCGAGTCACATGGGGTTTGTAATGGTAAAATGGTTTGGTTAATTGTCTTGATGTTGTTGTCATGTTTGGTTGGTTGGTTTGGAATGAGCAGTCACAGGGTTTCGCCGTCTGATAGAATATTCAAAGCAATAGTTGGCAACTAAAATTTGATCAATTCATCTCATTATATGGTCCTTTGATCATTGTTTTGCTTCTATTCAAAGTCTAAGTACATATTATTTGTCTTCTAATTGTAAGTAATATCATGATCActtataagtttaatttgagAACTAAAATATAAGGGTACTCAAGAGAAACTTCGCTTTTAACAATGTGTTGGATACTTTAATTAACTATGGAGTTCCTTCTCTAATTCCTTATTTCTACATTCCCAAAACttggagaaaataattaatatttacatggttattttttaaaaattaaataactcatTAACTGACAAAAAATTTCAGTAGATAGACATAATGACGCAGAGATGCTACTTCAAATAGTTTTCTGTTTTTTGAGAACTATACTTCAAGAAAACAAATGCATCCTCAATTTTTTCCTGATCCCAACGAATTTCATTCAGTTCATACTAATTGTGGCATTATATTTATTCCATTGTAAGAATTTACATAATAACTTGGAAAGAGATAATTATATAGTGACAACTGTGGGATGGGACAATGACTGTGCTCCCAATCAAGGACAATGAAATAtaaatgtcataaattattgttGTATCTTCACTTTATGCGCCTTTAAGCATTAGCACAGATTCAACAggtcaccttttttttttagaaactaaCCTACCACTTAAATGTCATAAAATCATAATCATATTGCTAAGTGAACAAAGGATAAAAATTAGCATTTCTCACTCAACGCTATCGCCGTCAATAGACAATTCAGTTGTGTAGTCTTGAATAGAATTTCACAATCGCTGGTAA
Encoded proteins:
- the LOC114396523 gene encoding laccase-17-like encodes the protein MDFPHFPSFASLRVLLFCFCVMTLFPEFVVSITRHYTFNVEYLNVTRLCHTRNILSVNGKFPGPRLVAREGDRVVVKVVNHVSNNVTIHWHGIRQMTTGWADGPAYVTQCPIQTNQSYTYNFTIVGQRGTLLWHAHISWLRATIYGPIIILPKQNESYPFEKPHKEIPILFGEWFNVDPEAVISQALQTGGGPNVSDAYTINGLPGPLYNCSSKDTYTLKVKPGKTYLLRLINAALNEELFFSIANHTLTVVEADAKYTKPFDTDTLLIAPGQTTNVFLKTKPYFPNATFQMAARPYFTGRGTFDNSTTAGTLIYKQHSNVKNLTLLKPTLPPINATSFVANFTAKFRSLASAKFPVKVPQKVDRKFFFTVGLGTNPCPKNTTCQGPSNNTKFAASVNNISFALPSSVSIMQAYYSSQANGVFKTDFPATPLNPFNYTGTPPNNTMVTNDTKLVVLKFNTSVELVLQDTSILGAESHPLHLHGYDFFVVGQGFGNYDPNNDPARFNLIDPVERNTAGVPAGGWIAIRFFADNPGVWFMHCHLDLHTSWGLRMAWLVLDGPEPNQKLQPPPSDLPKC